One window of the Rhinoraja longicauda isolate Sanriku21f chromosome 2, sRhiLon1.1, whole genome shotgun sequence genome contains the following:
- the LOC144609328 gene encoding uncharacterized protein LOC144609328 has protein sequence MRVWSRSLGPLLPLLPLMLAAFPCIAGGPLHAQCKVEWTFGISCMNVYLELVSQIKKWTTADNCVNGGEKCLYTLKSANQYFIVAEHTTPVHKYVDGLTFKLSSSFDNGSCYVSGFSVSQVWYAVFDYGTNYCNLHNLIEGSGLDKVSGYSESTNNFKCTQYSRANCTIY, from the exons ATGAGGGTTTGGAGCCGCAGTTTGGGGCCCTTGTTGCCCTTGCTGCCCTTGATGCTCGCTGCGTTCCCCTGTATCGCAGGTGGACCTTTGCATGCACAGTGCAAGGTTGAGTG GACATTTGGGATTTCATGTATGAATGTGTATCTGGAACTGGTCAGTCAGATTAAAAAATGGACGACTGCTGATAATTGTGTAAATGGAGGAGAAAAGTGTTTGTACACT TTAAAGTCTGCAAATCAATATTTCATTGTGGCTGAGCACACCACTCCTGTGCACAAATATGTTGATGGCCTTACATTCAAATTGTCTTCCTCCTTCGATAATGGATCCTGCTATGTCTCT GGATTCTCTGTTTCCCAAGTGTGGTATGCAGTCTTTGACTATGGTACCAACTACTGCAACCTGCACAACCTTATTGAAG GTAGTGGCTTGGACAAAGTTTCAGGTTACAGTGAATCAACAAACAACTTCAAGTGCACTCAGTATTCAAGAGCTAATTGTACCATCTACTAA